The following proteins come from a genomic window of Clostridium cylindrosporum DSM 605:
- a CDS encoding desulfoferrodoxin, whose product MSKLNELYKCELCGNIVQVVKSGAGTLVCCGKPMNLQEENTVDASTEKHVPVIERVDGGILVKIGSVEHPMEDKHFIEWIEVYTNDRVYRKYLNPSDKPEALFNIDSNDVVAKAYCNIHGYWKSN is encoded by the coding sequence ATGAGCAAATTAAATGAATTATATAAATGTGAATTGTGTGGCAACATTGTGCAGGTAGTAAAATCAGGAGCAGGAACACTAGTGTGTTGTGGAAAGCCAATGAATCTACAAGAAGAGAATACTGTAGATGCTTCAACTGAAAAGCATGTACCAGTTATAGAGAGAGTAGATGGTGGAATTCTTGTTAAAATAGGAAGTGTAGAGCATCCTATGGAAGATAAGCATTTTATAGAGTGGATAGAGGTATATACAAATGACAGAGTATATAGAAAGTACCTAAATCCATCAGATAAACCTGAAGCACTATTTAATATTGATAGTAATGATGTTGTGGCAAAGGCTTATTGCAACATACACGGATATTGGAAAAGTAATTAA